Genomic segment of Meles meles chromosome 17, mMelMel3.1 paternal haplotype, whole genome shotgun sequence:
cttctccctctgcatctctctctgtccacccttctctgacaaataaataattaaatattaaaaattaaaaaaaaaaagtacagaccGAGGGGACTCATGAGCCCCTCTCCCCGCAGATGACACCTGGACCTTAAGTGCTGGGAAGTCCTGAGTGGCTTCTATCAGGGGTCCAGATGAGAAGCCTTCCCAAAAAGGGGGGCCAAGCGGGGTTTGAAATAAAGAGCAAGACAGAGCAGAGTGGAGGGCCGGCTGTGGGACCCAGAGTGGGGAAAGGGGGCTGAGTGTCAGCCGCTGTGGGGATGAGGTTATAGTAGAAGGAGGACCCAGGAGCTCAGCAGGCCCGGTGTGAGCACCGACAGCGGGAAACCGCTGCTGCCTGCAGCTGCGCAGGATATGGCTCCTTGGAATGTCCACGGGGACCGGAGGGGACCCAGGATAGGTTTACAGAGGGGTCGTAAGAAATGTAAACTCCTCTAACACCTGCTCTTACCTGCGAAGATCCTGCTGCCTTCATCCTTCCTCAGGTCCACACCCCCCAAAACAGAGGCCCTAAGTGCCTGAGGCTTTTCTCTGCAGTTTAAGGCCTGGCCCCTATGTTCCCTGGTCACCTGTCTCCCATGTTCCCCCACTCACCCGGCCCCCATGTTCCCTGGTCTCCTGTGACCTTCATATTGCCTCCCTGGCTGTGTCCAGTGCAGGGATTGGCCGGACTGGCTGCTTCATCGCCACCCGAATTGGCTGTCAGCAACTGAAGGCCCGCGGGGAAGTGGACATTCTGGGCATCGTGTGCCAGCTACGGCTGGACAGGTGGGTCTGTGGGTGAGGACGGGACCGACAATGTTAAGGCGTAGCCTCCCTGCTTCCTGGGCCCCAGAGCACTCAGAGGCATGTCCCCCTCGAGCACCTCCCTCGAGAAAGGAAGGGGCCCTTGGCTTAAAGAGCCGTTTCTTTTGCCAGTAACACCGAGGAAACAACCTCCATCCAGAATGCCACTCGCCGGATAGCTGAGCCCTGTCTCTGTTTTGGTGTTGTATTTCCAAATTCCCTACTCAGGGtaaggtggaggaagaggagacacGGACGCAGACACAGAGAACGCACAGAAGTCCCTGGATTTGGGGACAGGGAACCGAAGTGCAGACTCTGCCTTGTACCCCACTGAGCTGTCATGATATTTCTCTGGGCCTCGGTGCCTTTATCTAGAGAGAAATAATGGCTCCCTTCCTCAGAGAGCTGTTGTAAGGAATGCGTTAACTCACTGTGAATGTGCTTTTCGAATATGAGAACCTACGACACACAAATAGGGAATTACCGTGTCTACTTCACAGATGGGGAAGAGGAAACTTGGAGGCTCAGGAATATTCTTGGCCCAGCCCGAGGAATCAGGGACCTGGTTCTGCCCCCAGGAGGCTGACGGGTCAGAGAGGAACAAGTTCCAGTGTGGGGTGTCTCCTCCTTGGCACAGCCCCAGGTGTGGGGCCAAGGGACTGTCCTTGAGGGGAAGGTGTGAGGGGCAGCAAGCAGAAATAGGAAACCCAGAGGAGGACTTTATGGAGTAGCTGACGGGTTCTTTGAGAGAACCTCCCTGGTGAACTATGAAGATGTTCGGCCTAACCCTCCTCCTCTACTCACAGCCTGTATGCTTCCCTCACAGGGGTGGAATGATCCAGACCACGGAACAGTACCAGTTCCTACATCACACGCTGGCCCTGTATGCAGCCCAGCTCCCTGACGAGCCCTGCCCCTGAGCCCTGGCGCCCTCCACCAGCCCTGGGGCCAAAGTCCCCCCAGGCCTGGGTAAGGGTGTCCGGCAGAGTGGGCCTCTGGATCTGAGGGACCCCTTGGAtgggcctggggaaggggtgTCTCCTCGGGGGGCACACAAAGCCACCAGGAGCTGCATCAGCAAGGACTGGAACTGGACTCCAGGTCTTTAAGATGGGCCGTTCTTCTGCTTCCTCGACTAGCCCCAGACGGACACTTGGGGGGACCTCCCATGTCTCTCTGACTTGTAAGCCAGGACTGGCATTGACCACagagctgaggaaggagcccagaaGTCCTGGTCTTGTCTAAAGTGCTCTGTGAGCTTCATCTCTCTGTCTAGGACACAGACATTAGGTGTTTTGCTCCCACAGTTAAAAGCAATCACAGAAGTTCCTAGAAGCCGCTCCATCCAGATCCCCTTCCTGGGGCTGGCAAGACAGTGATCCCCGGATCTTCTGCCTGGGGCCTGCCCAAGAACAGGCCAGATGCCAGAGCTGGGAAAAGTCTGGTCCTGACCATGGCCAAGATCTCAACATCCCACCAGTGACTCTGCATCTTCACCCCACATCCTTGAGGTGGACCGGACACCCCGCCCAAGAGAACAAGACCCAGACTACCCCTGTACCCACACTTGAGTTCCGGGTTCAGGTACAGAGGTGACCAGGCCAGGCAGTTGAAACCTCTGGAAGAGGGAAAGTGTGGGGACCCCTCAGAGGTCCAGAGGGCTACCCCTGCCAGCCACCCACTCCAGCTACTCCCTAGGGAAGCCCACCATCCTCTGTCTTCCTTCCATGGCCTCGGAAGATCCCTGGGTAGCAGGAGGTACAAAAGAAGAAGGAGTGAGGGAGAAACAAAGAGCTTGGCCTGACTTTAGAAAACCAGCCCCCCGCCATCTACCCCTTGCATTTGCAGAATGCACCTGGAGAGCCTGGCTGAGTCCACGAACGATCAGGGTAAACACATTCCATGCAGACCTGGGGCCTCAGACAAAATCGGGGTCCCTCATAGTCTATTCCAGAGAATGAACTCCCTTTAGCATCTCAGTATCAACACAATTTCCAGGGCACCCCACATCTGTCTGAGGGCTCACCTACACACTGCCGGGAAGACCTCCAAATCCTTCATCCTTGGATCCAAGATGGGCTGCCTCTGGGGATGAAGGAAGGCAGCATCTCTCCGGGAACCCAGCCCCTGGGTCTGCTTCGGCTGATGCCAGTTCTCTGCGAAACCCCCTGAGGAACTTTGTCCTGGAGAACAGCTGAGCCTCCTCATTCATGACATCTCTTCGGAAAAACCTGCAATGTTGAAACTGAGGTTAATTTTCTTAATGCTTCTGCTTGGTCTCACAATGGAATTCCTCCTTCCTTACAGCCCCAGGAGTGGGCTCTCCTGCACCCACAACTTGTCTAACCCCTGGGGGAGTAACGCACAGCCTGGGCCTGTGAAGCTGGGCAAGGAGTTCACACCCATGGACGAGCATGGGCCCAGaggctcccctccctggcactgTCTCCCTGACCCCATTCTAGAACTTAGAGAAGTACAAGCTCTGGAAAAGGAACCAAGTAGGAGAATAAAGGCTTTTTGGATGACcgattcatttcttctttccatctttttctcgGGCCCTTGGAGCCTCTTTATAGCAATAGAGTAAGAATCCATACATCAGGAAGAGGCTGCAGATCCCCGTTCAGGACATGCACATTTCTAGAACTTCCTGAGACACATGTAAGTGCCACTGGGGTCACTTTAGGAAATGGGCACAGGTGTACCCTTAGGAGCTAGATAGGGACCTATAAGGGGCAGAAGCTAGAAAGATGATACTTTGTGATCCATCCACTTTGGCCACTGTCTGATCATTGAGGGTCATCTTGGGTACTTTTGATAGATTCTGTTTAGGTCGATAATTTATGCGCTTTTAACTACAACAATAGCCTACATGTGTGTAAGTTTGAAtacttactggggcacctgggtggctcagtccgataaacatctgctttccactggggtcatgacctcagggtcctgtgatgaaGCCCCACGTTTGGGGCGGGGTGGCAACCCTGGTcagccaagagtctgcttctccctctccctgtgcccctccaccccaagctttcactttcaaataaatagataatatcttagaaagaaagaaaaccaagtacTAAGGAGCACTCATCCTAGGTCCGGGACTGCCCTGAAGCCTGGCACCATGGGGGAACAGCCAGCCCTGGGGTTGGCAGGCCCTGCGCTCTAACCTCTGAAGCCTGGGGCCTGCGGGCctgccctccacctcccaccGACAGCTGTCCTCCTGAAGGAAACTTTGGCTTTCACCAAAACAGGCCAACTTTTTCACTGGAATTCCCACCCCCCGAGCAGGATTTTATCTGTGAATTACGGTGATACTAGGGAAAAACAGCGTCTGCCTCAAACActtctttatttcacttagggCCAGAGGCTTCCTAAACAATCAGTTCGAGTAAACTGTGGTTAGCAAAACAAGATGGAGCATTAACACGCCCAAACCCGGCTGTTACTCTCCCCTCCTTAGGTTTGGAGAGGGTAACGCTCAGTCCCCCGAGATGTTCAAGAGGCAAGGACTCGGGGAACAAAAAACCTCCATTCGCCTGCTCTTCACAGAGATCTCCTCTCCCGGTCCTGGAAAGGGGGTGACCCGTGCCGCTTTACGGGGACCTCACCCACCTAGGCCCACGACCCTTTAGGGAGGACCGGGGTGCCACCCAGGGCGCGGCAGCCCGGGAAGGAGGGAAAATAGCCTGGACCTCTTTCCCCGAGTGCCCGCGGACGACAGCAGGCTCAGGGCCCCCCTGAGGGCCTCCCGCGCACCCCACCCGCCCGCTGGGCTTGGGGCGAGGGAGGGGCGCGCGCTCGGGTGCGAGCCGGACACAGCCCTGCAGCGGCGGCGCgggagggcggcggcggcggcggcggcggcggaggaggaggaggaggaggagggcgctGAAGCCACACCCATCGGCGAGTGAATCCGGGGGCAGCGAGTCGTCGGCCGCTGCGCTCCAGCCTCCGCCCGCACCGAGCAGCGGGACCCGGGCCGCACCGGGGAGGGGCCGCTCCGGGCCGCAGCGCGAGGGCAGCGAGGGGCGGCGGGCAGCCGGCACCGGGCGGGGCCGGCGGCAGCGACCATGATCGCTTTGTTCAACAAGCTGCTGGACTGGTTTAAGGCCCTGTTCTGGAAGGAGGAGATGGAGCTCACGCTGGTCGGGCTGCAGTACTCGGGCAAGACCACCTTCGTCAACGTGATCGCGGTACGGGGGCGCGGGGCGCCGGCCGAGGGTCGGGCCTGTCCCGGCCCGCGCCGCGCCCTGGGGAGCCGGGGTCGCCGCCTGGCATGGCCGGGCACTGCCGGGCGCCGGGCGGGGGAGGAGCGGGCCAGGGCGCTTGGGGCCTAGCACGGCCCGTGGGGGACCCGGGTGGCGCGCGACCCGCTCTCCCGCCCGGGCCGGGATGGCACggctgggggcggggaagggggacGAGGACACGGGCTGGGGCCCTGGGACTGGCGGCCCCAAGGGGTCACGAGGCAGAAGGGAACCAGCGCCTGCAGAGACAGGCCCCCTCCGGTCCTCGCGCAGGGGGGCATGACGGGGCGAAAGTGCCCGGGCCTTCCCGCCCCGCGTGCGGAGGGTCGCGGGACCCGGCAGCGGGAGCGGcttggggagggggcttgggCAAGCCCAGCCCCACCCGGAGGCTTTAACCCCTCTCTGCCGGAAGAGGAAGCCCCGCGCTATTGAGGGGGAGGGGACGTACCCCCTGGGGGTAGTGGACTCAGCTGAGGCCTTGGGCTCCAGCCCAGACTCCTCTCCGGGAACCCGCGGCGACTTAGCTGGGGGTCCGGGGAGGACGGCGTCGTAAAGGGAGTTTGGAGTCTCCGCTTGGCTCAGAAGTTGCAGCTGGAGGTATCTTGGCCTGGAGGATGAGTTGGAGGGGCGCTGCCCGCTctggggacaggggagagagCGGCTCTGAGGGCTTTGGGTAGTCAAGTCCGAGGTGGGCAATTTTCTGTCTTTTGCCGCCAGGGAGTGGTGGGGAAGGAGTTAAAatctatctcaaaaaaaaaaaagggaagacgaGCTCCACGGGTGTGTGAGCTAAGGCTGCAGTAATGGCTGCGGCCTGCATTGAGGAGCCTGGCAGGACTGGGCGTGTGGGGTTGAGGGAGGCTTGGGGCAGGGGGCGCTGGGGTTATGGCCGTCCCCATACTAGGGTTTCTGAGAATTGCGGATTGGCCTCGTACTGGCCCAAAACGCGCACCGTAAGAGAGGTGGTCAAAGAAGTATGGCCAGTTAGTCTAGGTACCTCCCTGAGCCTGTGTTGCTGCCCATCCTGAAGAAGGGAGCCCCTGACGTATCTCGACATCCCGGAAGGACCGCTGCCtgaggcaggagggcagagggaaggctgCGGGTACCCCATGGCCACATGTTTGGGCACCGGCTTCCTTTTCCAAACATGCTTTGCAGATgtcccctgccccttcctccaccgCATGGCTCCTGGCTCCTCGTCTGACAGGGCAGGACCTTTGGGCCCATGCGGGTGTTTTGGCATGAGATGTTTCCTGGCCAGCAGGTGCCCCTGAGCTCCCGTGTGCCCAGGCTCTGGGCCTGGAGTCTGGCCGCCTAGTTAGATCAGGCATTGACTCGGCCTCTTGGGCCCCTAGGGCCCCTTGGGCAGGAGCATAATGCCTGGACTCTGATCCTGCAGGCCTGGGTGGCTTGGCTTCTAGGCATTTCGATCTGGGAGGTGTCTCCAGGGTAAGGCCAAGAGGAAGAACAACTTGCTGTGGCTCTAATGGCTCAGCCTTGGTGTCACCTCCAGTCCCCAGGGGAACTCTCCTCATGGAGCATTTATGAAGGCCATGCTCATGGCCAGAGACCCACAGGTCCCCGGGGGGTTTCCGCTTCCTGGTCAGGAGGGCCTCTCCTAGATGTGCGTCATGTCCAAAACAGGAACAGAAGGCAGGAGTCACAGATAACACTGCCAGGGGCAGAGTTGCTGGGAGGTACAGGAACGCGCCCCCCGCCTACGCCGTGCGTTCCCCTTTTTGATAGTCAGCTTGCCACTTTGGCTTGCACATCCTAAAAGTGCAAGCAAAATTTCCCTTTGAAGAGCCTTCCAAGAAAAACCACCCCTTGTGGACTTCAGTGGGAATTCTAGCATCAGGGGAACTGATGTTCTCGGGTCCTCCTGGGCACCTGCACTGGCATTTCTGCCCACCTTGTGTATGACCACGTAGAGTGTCTTTCAGAAAGAGAATCGGAATCGGGACCTGCGGGCTCTGTTCCTGTGCCCGCTGGTGACTCTCTGAATCACCTTTGCCTGTTCATTTGGCATCTGTTTGTCTCAACTTTTCCCCCATTTGGCTTTGTCTACTGGTTCTATGAGGTCTGACGGTAAATAGAAATTAAGTCGATGTGTCTAACCACTCAGCAGCCTAAtgtgaactggaaaaaaaaaattacatagagaCTTCACAGTGCTTCTAAGAACCTAAAACTGATATCTTGAGTTCTTCTGAAGAAGTCGCAATGTACAAAGTAGGAGATGTTTTGCTCGAGGGAATCAAGGGAGCcgttttcaaatatttcaagcCGTTTAATTATGTAAAAGACTGTCCTATGGAAGAACTAGTCTAGGGTACCCAAGCCTTTGGGACAAGGGGTGGGAGTCACAGGAAGATGGATTTTTGACTCATTATAAAGAACCCTCAGAGAGGTGGAGCCCACCCAAGACCAGAGGTTAGACCACATGACTTTGGGGTTACTTCCAATGTTAAATGAAGAGCTCGTGAGATCAGGAGGCATTAGCAGGGAAATGAAGTCATAACCTGGTTCCATCTTAGCATTGGTTCACAGCTGCACTGGAAATAACGGGTGCCaaggagcctgggtccctgggGGTCCTCCTACCCAAGAGCACATTCAGCCGGGCCAGGCCTTTCCTTTATATGGGAGCCTGTAGGGCTTCTAGTTCCCAGAGATGCCAAATGGGTCCTTATGCTAGATCCAGGCCATTTCCAAGCACTCCGTGAGCCTTATTTGCCAGTCTCGAGGAAACGAGAACCtttctccccatttcacagaaggaaaccttgaggCCCACAGAGGTTAAAGGGCCTTGTCCAAGCTCGTCCATGATGAGTGATTAACAAAAACTGGGCTTTCTTCTTCAGACCCTTAGGTTCTTCATGAGCCCAGATGGAGAGGAATGGGCTTTGGTCCAGCAGgtgcccccatccccaccctggcACCCTGCTAGGGTTTGGCACTTAGACCTCATGTGCTTAGGGTCTCCATCCTTAGCAAGAAGAGAAGCCGTCCTCCATCAGGGCATTCCTGTCTCTCAGTGATTCCTAACTTCTAGGGCTCTCGGGCCCTTTTAATAGCTGATAAAAATATGAGActcttgggagcctgggtggctcagtcggttaaacatctgactcttggtttcggctcgggtgatgatctcatctcggggttgtgagatcgagcccttgcatcaggctccacactaggcatggagccagcttaagagtctctctccctctgctcctccaccccctgttcactcactttccctctctaaaaaaacccaaaacacagagAAGTATCCCATACACACTCTGCAGAGGAGTGTCCATACAAGCAAATTTTGCATATGCAGATTAGGTGCAATTTCGGGGTGTTTGGGGACTCTCTGAAGTCAGTCTGTGGCCCACAGGTTAGGAACCCTTGGTCCGCCTTGTAATAAGCATCCATCATGGGGGCTCACTTCTCACTTCCAAGGGCCTTGGTGGTTCCTGCAGATAAAAGGGACCCAGTCGCTCTCATTCAGGTGGGACCTCAGGAGTCTTCCCTCAGGCCTACAGGCTCTGAATAAGAAATCATCATCTCCTACACCTTGGCTAATGGTCAGAGCTCCCGACTTCTGTATGTGACAGGCAAATTATTCCTGCCACCTAGCAGAAGAAAATGGCATGGTACAGAGACGAAGGTGTCACTCTCAGAAGATTCAAGGTTAAATAAAGTCCCATCTCCTGCATGTGGGGAAGGAGAGTGGTAAGCAGAAGTGTCCTACCTACAGACATGGAGATGACCTTGGAGGGAGTTTGGCCTGGCCTGACTTCAGGCCTGGGGCTAGTTTAGAGCAATCTAGACATCCTGGAGATAATTCAGAGGGGAAGACAGGAAGATCCTTAGAATTTGAAAATGGGTTCCAGGATACAGAATCAGAGTCAGCTCCTAattattcagcaaacatttgctAGCGTTGTTAATGGGGGCATGGTTTTCCCCTTCCCAGGAACCTCTCAGTCTAGTGGGAGACCCGTGAGCCAACAGAGAATGTGGGGTGTGGGTTATCCGTCCTAACAAACAGAGTATAGTACAGGTAAACCAGAAGCATGGATAATCCAGAAATTTCTTGGTGTACAGGTGCATTTTGGGGTGGCCTAATTACCTTCCCTCAAAATTTTACTGCTTGTTTGAAGATATGTCTCCTTCCTCGAGATCCCTCCTGACTGTTTGCCGTGACTTGTTTGAAGTCCTTTTCCTGGCAGCTAATTGTTCTTCTGCTCCACTGGAGACTCGGCTCAGTAAAGGGGCTTCCATTCCGATGGAGAGATGTTGGTTAGACCTTAGGAAGAATTTTTTCTCAGTCTAGGCTGAGAGACTTTGAAGGGGCCTGGTGAAGACGGGGCCTCTTGTTCACAGGAGAGCCGTGCGGTGTGGGGTGGACACCTGAGTTGTTTATGGCCATCCTGCCTGAAAGCAAGGAACACTCAGGAGATGCCCCCGTGCCCTTTGCAAAGGGATGCCTGCAACACTGCTTTACTCTTGCGGCCTTGTGGCTGTGGCTGCCAGGGACGGCACAGCCGGGTTCTATCAATTTGTACCCTTTCCCAATTCTGACTTTTCCTTCCCAGTCAGGACAGTTCAATGAGGATATGATCCCCACTGTGGGTTTCAACATGCGCAAAATCACCAAAGGGAATGTGACCATCAAGGTGAGTGTCAGGAAGCCAAAACTCTGGGCACAAGCTCTCGGGGCCACAGAAGAGCGCCTGCTTGCCTGCTGGGGCGGGGCACCCACAAGGAAGGAGTTGGGGAGGGTATCTGAGACCCTCGAAGAAGCTGGAGGAGAGCAGGGGCCTGGAGAGGTGGAAAAAGAGCACAAGACTTCTAAGGCACAGGAGGGACGGACAGCAGACCAATCCCTGGCAATCTGGCAGAGGGGGATTGGAGCCATTGGGTTTGGTTGCCTGCCTCCTGCTGAGACCATGTCGCCCTCTTCTCACTTAGCTCTGGGACATTGGGGGACAGCCCCGATTCCGCAGCATGTGGGAACGCTACTGCCGAGGAGTGAGTGCCATCGTGTAAGTGTAGGGCTGGGCGGGAGTTGGGGGctcccctgcttcccccccaccctgacCCCAGCCTCACTGCCTGTAGGGACCCCTCCCTGGCTTTCCCCCCAGCCTCACTGCCTGCAGGGACCACAGGCGCAGAACGGGGTTAGTCACCATCCTTGGTTCAGGATTCACTGTCCTGTCTGTATGAAGCCTGCCTTTACTTCCCAGGCTGTGTGTTTCTTATCTGCAAAACCTCTCCAAGCACGCGCTGCCCAACCTGAGAGCCTGACAGCATCAATCCGCCCCAAGTCCCTGTGTCCCCCTGCCTTCCCCAGCCTAGAGTCACCATTCTTCCAGATTCTGTATGATTTAAATGGTTTGTtcccttgctttttaaaaataattttatactacATATAGATGCCCAACAaaagattgttttgttttcattgttttaaccTCATTTTTTAGAAGTATCTCGCTGCAAGAAAATCTGGGGCTGCCTTTGCTTTTTTAACTCAACCAGGGCTATTCTTCCCATACAGACCTAAGGGGTCTGTAAGGGTGTCATTTCGGGAGGGATTTACACCTAATCTTAAAGGGCCAAGCTTCCCCCACTCCACCGCGCCCCCACGTGACACCTTGTCCAAAGGGGACTTTCGGATGACAGGGTAATGGCCCATGATGGAGGAGAACCAGGTGGCCCATAGATCCAGAGGTGACCAAGCCCCAGTAAGATGTTTCCAGCTGCAAGCACAGCTCCCCTTCCTACCTCTCAGCCTGTAATGTCAAATGTCCCTTCCCGCTGTCCCCCAGGTACATGGTGGACGCCGCTGACCAGGAGAAGATTGAGGCCTCCAAGAATGAGTTGCATAACCTACTGGATAAACCCCAGCTGCAGGGCATCCCGGTCAGCAGCCTAgtggagcaggaggggagggagcccgCTGGG
This window contains:
- the ARL8A gene encoding ADP-ribosylation factor-like protein 8A isoform X3 gives rise to the protein MIALFNKLLDWFKALFWKEEMELTLVGLQYSGKTTFVNVIASGQFNEDMIPTVGFNMRKITKGNVTIKLWDIGGQPRFRSMWERYCRGVSAIVYMVDAADQEKIEASKNELHNLLDKPQLQGIPVLVLGNKRDLPGALDEKELIEKMNLSAIQDREICCYSISCKEKDNIDITLQWLIQHSKSRRS